In Sphingomonas sp. LT1P40, the DNA window CTGGATTTCGGCGAGACGGTTTTCGGCGACCCACATCGCGGCGGCGCGTCGCTCCATCGCGCGGGTCGAGTCGATATGGCTTTCGACGGCGCGGACGAGGCCAACGGCGGCGATGGCGAGGACTGCGAGCGCAACCAGCGCCTCGATCAGCGAAAAACCCTGCTGGTCTTTCACAGCGCTTCCACCTTGCTGGCGGTCGCGGTCATGCCGTCATAGCGGACGACCCAGCGTTGCTCGCCATTCTCGATCGTGGCGTTGAGCGGCTTGCCGCTGCCATCGACGCCGAGCATCACAGGGGGCGCGGCGTCGATATTGACGACAATGCCGCCGGGCAGCTTGTGGAAAGCAAGCGCGTCGCCGAGCGGGGCCATCTTGCCGTCGCGGCTGACGGCGGCGAAGCCATAGCCGTTACTCTCGACGGTGAAGGCGATGATGCGGTCGCCGAGCATGGCGTCGTCCGCTGCGGCCTGAAGCCTGAGCGCGAGACGACGCGCTTCGGTTTCGACCGAGGGCGCGCGCGTGGCGACGCCGACGCTCAGCGAAACGGCACCTGCCGCGATCCCGATGATGACGAGCACGATCAGCATCTCGATCAGGGTCATGCCGGAATCGGCACTGGTGGCACGCCCCCCCGACAAGCGTTATCCGCCCTTCGCGTCGAGATCGGCGTCGAGACCTTCGCCACCCGGCTTTCCGTCCTTGCCCAGCGACTTCAGCTCGAAGCCGTTGCCGGTGGAGGCATAAACATAGGGATTGCCGAAAGCGTCGATCGGGTTTTCGGAGACATAGCCGCCCTCGGCCCAGGCCGATGGCACCGGCGGGGTCACCGGACGTTCGACCAGTGCCTTCAGCCCCTGTTCGGTGGAGGGATAGGTGCCGTTGTCGAGGCGATACATCTTCAGCGCGCTCGACAGGGTGGCCAGATTGGCCTTTGTCGTCGTGACCTTGGCCTGATCGGGCCGACCGATGACGTTCATGCCGACCACGGTGGCGACGATGGCGATGATGACCAGCACCACGATCATTTCGAGCAGGGTCAGGCCCGCTTCGCTGTTTGGGACGGTGCGGCGCTTGCCCTTCGGCATTGCAACTGGCACTTTGTCATCGAACTGTTTCAAAACTATGCGCATCGGCGTGCCATGCGTCCTTCCCGTGAAAGCAATGTGACAATCGAGGCATACCAACCCGTTGCCGGTCACCCAACGTCCGATGCCCCGGAACGCTCCGGCGAACACGCCGGCGGGGTGTGGACGCTGGCGGGCGGACGACTCATCATAGCCGAGCCGGACGGTCCCGCAACCGTGCTGGTTCCCAGCGAATCGGTGTTGCTGCTTGCAGTCGACCTGCCGCTGGCCAGTCGGGCCAAGCGGCTGGGCGCGCTGCCGTTTGCGATCGAGGACCGAATCGCCGACCCGATCGATGCGGTGCACATAGCACTGGGCGCCGAGCTTTCGCCGAAACGCTATCTGGTCGCGGTGGTGCGGCATGAGCGGATGGCGGACTGGGTCGAGGCGGCGGAAGTGGCGGGGCTGGGCCACGCGGCGTTGGTG includes these proteins:
- a CDS encoding prepilin-type N-terminal cleavage/methylation domain-containing protein; this translates as MSGGRATSADSGMTLIEMLIVLVIIGIAAGAVSLSVGVATRAPSVETEARRLALRLQAAADDAMLGDRIIAFTVESNGYGFAAVSRDGKMAPLGDALAFHKLPGGIVVNIDAAPPVMLGVDGSGKPLNATIENGEQRWVVRYDGMTATASKVEAL
- the gspG gene encoding type II secretion system major pseudopilin GspG, yielding MPKGKRRTVPNSEAGLTLLEMIVVLVIIAIVATVVGMNVIGRPDQAKVTTTKANLATLSSALKMYRLDNGTYPSTEQGLKALVERPVTPPVPSAWAEGGYVSENPIDAFGNPYVYASTGNGFELKSLGKDGKPGGEGLDADLDAKGG